A portion of the uncultured Bacteroides sp. genome contains these proteins:
- a CDS encoding DUF4783 domain-containing protein produces the protein MKKTVFLLISGMFFLISTLSAQDIPTGIAVAFKKGNAQELGKYMADKVDLIVLNKTSNLGKQQAESMIAAFFAENQVSGFTVNHQGKRDESCFLIGTLTTGNGNFRVNSFLKRLENKYLIHQIRIDKTNE, from the coding sequence ATGAAAAAAACAGTATTTCTATTGATTAGTGGCATGTTCTTTCTTATCTCTACGCTTTCTGCCCAAGATATTCCGACTGGAATAGCTGTGGCGTTTAAGAAAGGAAATGCTCAGGAACTCGGCAAATATATGGCTGACAAGGTCGATTTGATCGTTCTCAATAAAACCTCAAATTTAGGTAAACAGCAAGCAGAAAGTATGATAGCTGCTTTTTTTGCAGAAAATCAGGTCAGCGGGTTTACCGTGAACCACCAAGGAAAACGTGACGAATCATGTTTTTTAATTGGAACCCTAACGACCGGCAATGGAAACTTTCGAGTGAATAGTTTTCTAAAACGTCTTGAAAATAAATATTTAATTCATCAAATAAGAATAGATAAAACCAATGAATGA
- the rlmH gene encoding 23S rRNA (pseudouridine(1915)-N(3))-methyltransferase RlmH, with protein MKTILLVVGRTVEQHYITAINDYMERTKHFISFEMEVIPELKNTKNLTADQQKEKEGELICKAFQPGDVIVLLDEFGKEFRSVDFATWMERKLANVNKRLIFVIGGPYGFSQKVYQATHEKMSLSKMTFSHQMIRLIFVEQLYRAMTILNGGPYHHE; from the coding sequence ATGAAAACAATATTACTTGTAGTAGGACGCACTGTAGAACAACATTACATCACTGCCATCAATGATTATATGGAACGCACCAAGCATTTCATCTCGTTTGAGATGGAGGTAATTCCGGAACTTAAAAACACGAAGAATCTGACGGCAGACCAACAAAAAGAGAAAGAAGGAGAATTGATTTGTAAGGCCTTCCAACCGGGTGATGTCATCGTACTGTTAGATGAATTCGGAAAAGAATTTCGCTCGGTAGACTTTGCCACCTGGATGGAGAGAAAACTAGCTAATGTGAATAAACGATTGATTTTTGTTATTGGAGGGCCCTATGGATTTTCACAAAAAGTCTATCAGGCCACCCATGAAAAGATGTCACTCTCCAAAATGACTTTCTCACACCAGATGATAAGGCTTATCTTTGTAGAGCAACTTTATCGCGCCATGACTATTTTGAACGGAGGGCCCTATCACCATGAATAA